The genomic DNA AAATACCTAGGGGAGAATTGGCTGCTTTTGCAGGTGCAAAAAGAACATCATTCTTTAGGAACACGTCAATAGCTTCAAGTGTACACGGCATGTTTGCACCTTCACCAATTGCTTTTACCCCATTTGAAACTAAAATATTTGCGGCTTTTTCATCGATTTCATTTTGAGTGGCGCATGGGAGAGCAATATCACAAGGGATGGACCAGATTCCAGCGGAACCTTCATAGTACTCTGCTTTTGGATGAACATTCACATATTCACTAATTCTTTTTCTTTCAACTTCTTTCAGTCTTTTAATGATTCAAGGTTGATTCCGTTTTGATCATAAACAAAGCCGTTAGAATCACTGCAAGCAACTACTTTTGCGCCTAATTGTGCAGCTTTTTCCATCGCATAGATTGCGACATTTCCTGATCCTGAGACTACAACCGTACTTCCGTCAAAACTAAGTCCTTTGTCTTTTCATGGTATGGGGCGATTTCGTTATTTGGAATCTTTTTTTTCTTGATGATCTACAATACCTTGTATAAAATGGTGATAGCTTATGAAATTTTTACAGCGGATTTAGAAAATTAATAATACTCAGAAAAAGGGGGATTTTCATGAAAAAATTACGTTTCGTAAGCATATTTTTTATTTTTATACTTTTATTGGCCGCATGCGGCACGGGCAAAGATAACAATGCAAATGACAACGGCAAAAATAGCAATGGAGAAAAGGTATATAAAGTGGGAATAGATACTACTTATCCGCCATTTGAATTTAAAGAGGGAGATAAATATAAAGGAATTGATATTGATTTAATTAATGCAATAGCAAAAAACCAGGGCTTTAAAATTGAATTATCTCCTATGGATTTTGGTGGAATCATACCTGCCTTGCAAGCCGGGCAACTTGACGTTGCGATTGCTGGCATGAGCATTACTGACGAAAGAAAAAAGATTGTTGATTTCTCTGAACCATACTTTGATGCGGGATTAACATTAGTTGTTAAGAAAGACAATAAAGATATTAGTTCAGTTGATGACCTAAAGGGTAAAACAGTTGCTGTT from Bacillus methanolicus MGA3 includes the following:
- a CDS encoding transporter substrate-binding domain-containing protein; this translates as MKKLRFVSIFFIFILLLAACGTGKDNNANDNGKNSNGEKVYKVGIDTTYPPFEFKEGDKYKGIDIDLINAIAKNQGFKIELSPMDFGGIIPALQAGQLDVAIAGMSITDERKKIVDFSEPYFDAGLTLVVKKDNKDISSVDDLKGKTVAVKKGTTGATFAQQKANELGFKVVQFNDSPSMFQEVANGNADVLIEDYPVIAYAIAQKDLGLKIVGDRLNGDKYGIAVLKGKNQDLLEKINKGLAELKKNGKYDEILKKYLKK